In a genomic window of Taylorella equigenitalis ATCC 35865:
- a CDS encoding YkvA family protein, translating into MFSRNKSKVNNEASDTEYANSFKKIGSRLGKPLLEKGLTLYYALRSPKTPKWAKRVIYGALAYLFLPIDAIPDLLPGVGFTDDLSVVAGALVTIAAYITPEIKQKARDSMFKWFPKYKD; encoded by the coding sequence ATGTTCTCAAGAAATAAGTCTAAAGTAAATAACGAAGCCAGTGATACAGAATACGCAAATTCGTTTAAAAAAATAGGTTCTCGTTTGGGTAAGCCATTACTAGAAAAAGGGCTTACACTTTACTATGCTTTACGTAGCCCTAAGACACCTAAATGGGCTAAGAGAGTTATTTACGGGGCATTGGCTTATTTGTTCCTTCCAATTGATGCTATCCCCGACCTTCTTCCAGGCGTAGGATTTACCGATGACCTAAGCGTGGTTGCAGGTGCTTTAGTTACTATCGCTGCCTACATTACTCCCGAGATTAAACAAAAAGCCCGCGACAGCATGTTTAAGTGGTTTCCTAAGTATAAGGATTAA
- a CDS encoding TPM domain-containing protein, protein MAGDKFINALGVTQLSGIYIKRRYFKDSDIAELEALVKNSETKHKAELVVAIETYPPSGETTSHERALEIFGRLRVWDTPKNSGVLLYINLSVRSIEIIADRGISVPNNLWQSVCAGVSSHFAQKQYLVGLKKGIEEITDYLSEYHQEDVENPEINRFPDKPHIL, encoded by the coding sequence GTGGCTGGTGATAAATTTATAAACGCACTTGGCGTTACTCAACTATCTGGCATCTACATCAAGCGTCGTTATTTTAAAGACTCTGATATTGCCGAATTGGAAGCCTTAGTTAAAAATAGTGAAACAAAACACAAGGCTGAACTTGTTGTTGCCATAGAAACATATCCCCCTAGCGGTGAGACTACAAGTCATGAGAGGGCACTAGAAATTTTTGGTCGCCTACGTGTTTGGGATACCCCTAAGAACTCTGGTGTTTTGCTATACATAAATTTATCCGTACGCTCCATTGAAATAATTGCAGATAGAGGTATATCGGTACCTAATAACCTTTGGCAGTCGGTTTGTGCAGGTGTTTCATCCCATTTTGCACAGAAGCAGTATCTAGTTGGGCTTAAAAAGGGCATAGAAGAGATTACGGACTATCTCTCCGAATATCATCAGGAAGATGTCGAAAATCCTGAAATTAATCGTTTTCCAGATAAGCCTCACATTTTATAA
- a CDS encoding transporter substrate-binding domain-containing protein → MRSLLLTAGLVLGLASVVQAKDFTELRIGTETGYVPFEYKNEKGELIGFDIEVGNAICEKLKAKCTWVEQPFDALIPGLQARKFDIIHASITHNEAREKVIDFTDDVYAIPTQLIAKKGSGIATEDDLKGKRLGALQGSAQEAYARRVISKKDVKVVSYKEQPQTFIDLKAGRIDAAIVEKPNANSAFIATPEGADYEFVGQPLEHELLNNRISIGIRKGDKDLKEALDKAISELRDEGKIAEIAKKYFKEGELDLLNKK, encoded by the coding sequence ATGCGTTCACTTTTATTAACAGCAGGTTTGGTGTTAGGTCTTGCTTCAGTAGTACAAGCTAAGGATTTCACAGAACTCCGTATTGGTACTGAAACTGGTTATGTTCCTTTTGAATATAAAAACGAAAAAGGTGAGTTAATCGGTTTTGACATTGAAGTAGGTAATGCAATTTGCGAAAAACTTAAAGCTAAATGTACTTGGGTTGAGCAACCATTCGATGCCCTAATTCCAGGGTTGCAAGCACGCAAGTTCGATATCATTCACGCTTCTATTACACATAATGAAGCACGAGAAAAAGTGATCGACTTTACAGATGATGTATATGCTATTCCTACACAACTTATCGCTAAAAAAGGTTCAGGAATTGCAACTGAAGATGACCTTAAAGGTAAGCGCCTTGGAGCACTTCAAGGTTCTGCACAGGAAGCATACGCACGTCGTGTTATCTCTAAAAAGGACGTGAAAGTTGTCTCTTATAAAGAGCAACCACAAACTTTCATCGACTTAAAAGCAGGTCGTATCGATGCTGCTATCGTAGAAAAACCAAACGCTAATAGTGCGTTTATTGCCACTCCAGAAGGTGCAGACTACGAATTCGTAGGTCAACCTCTTGAACATGAACTTCTTAATAATCGTATCTCTATCGGTATCAGAAAAGGTGATAAAGACCTTAAAGAAGCTCTAGATAAAGCTATATCTGAACTTCGTGACGAAGGTAAAATTGCCGAAATTGCTAAAAAATACTTTAAAGAAGGCGAATTAGATCTTCTTAATAAAAAGTAG
- a CDS encoding GlsB/YeaQ/YmgE family stress response membrane protein, with translation MSILWTILIGFVVGIIAKAIMPGNQGLGFVLTTLLGIAGSVVGVYAGQALGLYHVGEPAGFIGSVIGALLILFVLGLVTKRS, from the coding sequence ATGAGCATTTTGTGGACCATTCTTATTGGTTTTGTTGTAGGTATTATTGCTAAAGCAATCATGCCAGGAAACCAAGGCCTAGGTTTCGTCTTAACTACTTTACTTGGTATTGCAGGTTCTGTAGTTGGTGTATACGCTGGTCAAGCTTTAGGTCTATATCATGTAGGTGAGCCTGCTGGATTTATTGGTTCAGTTATCGGTGCTTTACTTATCCTATTTGTTTTAGGTTTAGTAACTAAAAGATCCTAA
- the hisM gene encoding histidine ABC transporter permease HisM, whose translation MSFFNDVLTVANEYWEPLIWWDGTQYSGLAITLWTLSLSIFLAFILALPLSLMRVSKNPFIRGPIWVFTYVFRGTPLYIQLLLIYSGFISLEFVKNTPVLHNFFFSGFNCVILAFTLNTLAYTIEIFAGYIKSTPSGEIEAGRAYGMSKPQIYKRIILPSALRRALPAYSNEVILMLHSTTIAFTATVPDILKVARDAMNDTYLTMASYTVAAVIYMVMSFVIVWIFRLIERRALAFLAYDKE comes from the coding sequence ATGAGCTTTTTTAATGATGTACTTACAGTAGCAAATGAATATTGGGAGCCTCTGATTTGGTGGGATGGAACCCAGTATTCTGGGTTGGCCATCACGCTTTGGACTTTATCCCTTTCTATATTTTTAGCTTTTATATTAGCATTGCCACTTTCACTTATGAGGGTTTCAAAAAACCCATTCATACGTGGTCCAATCTGGGTGTTTACATATGTATTTAGGGGCACGCCACTTTATATCCAGCTTTTATTGATATATAGCGGGTTTATAAGCCTTGAGTTTGTAAAAAATACTCCTGTATTACATAATTTTTTCTTTAGTGGATTTAATTGTGTAATTTTGGCTTTTACACTAAATACGCTTGCATACACTATAGAAATTTTTGCAGGATATATTAAGTCCACTCCTAGTGGTGAAATCGAGGCTGGACGTGCGTATGGTATGTCTAAGCCTCAAATTTATAAAAGGATAATTCTTCCATCGGCACTTAGGAGGGCATTGCCAGCATATAGTAACGAAGTTATTTTGATGCTTCATTCAACCACGATTGCATTTACTGCTACAGTGCCTGATATTCTTAAAGTGGCCCGTGATGCTATGAACGATACATATTTGACTATGGCTTCTTATACAGTTGCGGCCGTTATTTATATGGTTATGTCGTTTGTTATTGTTTGGATTTTTAGATTAATAGAACGTCGTGCTTTGGCCTTTTTGGCTTACGACAAAGAGTAG
- a CDS encoding DUF2868 domain-containing protein produces MRFRDLWTVETISNTEAEIGPFEDQQIVNSLRTERLPIKQKIIARAHKLALRDSIAQSMDRWALVAKLSTVLFVLFAILSGAGLAYGNFGPSNSSINILNLYVTLLGVNLIAFTFWILTFFFTKFKVTPLGRVWIWISEKISSTPSYVRSFHAFLTTIGKAGATKWLFSTLSHGFWLLNLVTATILIMLLLATRSYSFNWETTILSSSSFADFVDFVGYVPSLLGFELPSKELIINSSNTISGFSEDHKKWSWWVLGQLTVWGILLRFIAFVFSSLMLKTKLKKADIDLESTGIATLVKRLQYKPIQTYRPSDTHNQKYDLESIRVNSSALPNLGKITIAGVDLSSRQIWPPFKIKEGVVDAGHLNSRSMKNKFISKLSDNHVDRLLVVLDSKPIPDRGIQYLVKSFSQYASDISVYLLNSYQEGLLTNRAQIWIQTLRDIGIKENNIHTDESDLGFWRAS; encoded by the coding sequence GTGCGATTTCGTGATTTATGGACCGTAGAGACTATATCTAATACAGAAGCTGAGATAGGTCCTTTTGAAGATCAGCAAATCGTAAATTCTCTTAGAACAGAGCGACTTCCTATTAAGCAAAAAATTATTGCACGTGCACATAAATTAGCTTTACGTGATTCGATTGCTCAATCTATGGATAGATGGGCACTTGTCGCTAAACTATCCACAGTCTTATTTGTTTTATTTGCAATATTGTCTGGAGCTGGACTTGCTTACGGTAACTTCGGACCTTCCAATTCATCTATAAATATATTGAATCTATACGTAACTTTGCTTGGAGTCAATTTAATAGCATTTACGTTTTGGATTCTAACCTTCTTTTTCACTAAGTTTAAGGTTACTCCATTAGGTAGAGTGTGGATTTGGATTTCAGAAAAAATTTCTTCTACTCCTAGTTATGTAAGAAGTTTCCATGCTTTTCTTACAACTATTGGAAAAGCAGGTGCAACTAAATGGCTTTTTTCAACTTTAAGTCATGGGTTTTGGTTATTAAATTTGGTTACCGCAACGATATTAATTATGTTGCTTTTAGCCACTAGAAGTTATTCATTTAACTGGGAAACCACGATTCTTAGCTCGAGTAGTTTTGCAGATTTTGTAGATTTTGTTGGGTACGTGCCTTCATTATTGGGTTTTGAACTTCCTTCTAAAGAATTGATTATTAATAGCTCAAATACTATTTCTGGATTTTCAGAAGACCATAAAAAATGGTCTTGGTGGGTTCTAGGACAGTTGACAGTGTGGGGCATTCTTTTAAGGTTTATTGCTTTTGTGTTCAGTTCTTTGATGCTTAAGACTAAATTAAAAAAAGCAGATATAGATTTAGAAAGTACAGGCATTGCCACCCTTGTAAAAAGGCTCCAATATAAACCAATACAAACTTACAGACCATCTGATACACATAACCAAAAGTATGACCTAGAAAGCATCAGAGTTAATAGTTCCGCACTTCCAAATTTAGGAAAAATTACAATTGCAGGTGTTGACTTATCTAGCAGACAGATTTGGCCACCATTTAAGATTAAAGAAGGTGTGGTCGATGCTGGGCATTTAAATAGTCGCAGTATGAAAAATAAATTTATCAGCAAATTAAGTGATAATCATGTTGATAGACTGCTAGTTGTATTGGATTCTAAGCCTATTCCAGATAGGGGTATTCAGTATCTAGTTAAAAGCTTTTCTCAATATGCTAGTGATATTTCTGTTTATTTACTGAATTCATACCAAGAGGGTTTATTGACTAATAGAGCTCAAATTTGGATTCAAACATTAAGAGATATTGGAATTAAAGAAAATAATATTCATACAGATGAGAGTGATTTGGGTTTTTGGAGGGCATCATGA
- a CDS encoding LysO family transporter, protein MTHLIQTISPLFLAIAMGVFVGRTVPSKFTKPAVLKLGVLVWILLFAIGWEFGLVYEQLSNPSAIIKNALIFSLSVSLGIATLMAIIYKQKPATNKKDTREDIKFSHIILEVVLALASVSAGLTFSISLVSNGISANWMPAPMVFLYIMLFLIGVDITFSPLKIRQLKKKVLLMPIVITTISLITGVITAQILGLSWKDGLLFSCGFGWFSLSGTMVAGQIGEVYGATMLLTDLFRELLSIFVIFFIGHKYPDSAIATAGGTAMDTTLPIIRKTCGFEYTLQGLYIGIAFTLITPFLLTAILSSY, encoded by the coding sequence ATGACCCACTTAATTCAAACCATTTCTCCATTATTTCTAGCCATTGCAATGGGTGTTTTTGTAGGTAGAACAGTACCTAGTAAATTCACAAAACCTGCTGTATTAAAACTAGGTGTTCTCGTTTGGATATTGCTTTTTGCAATAGGCTGGGAGTTTGGATTGGTTTATGAACAATTATCTAATCCTAGTGCGATAATTAAGAATGCATTAATATTCAGTTTGTCTGTGTCATTGGGCATTGCCACCCTGATGGCAATAATTTATAAACAAAAGCCTGCCACAAATAAAAAGGATACACGTGAGGATATTAAATTTTCACATATCATTCTGGAAGTGGTTCTTGCATTAGCTTCTGTATCAGCTGGCCTAACATTCTCAATTTCTCTTGTTTCTAACGGCATATCTGCTAATTGGATGCCAGCTCCTATGGTGTTTTTGTATATCATGCTTTTTTTAATCGGCGTGGATATAACATTTTCACCGCTTAAGATTAGGCAACTTAAGAAAAAAGTTTTACTTATGCCTATTGTAATCACCACAATTAGTCTAATTACGGGCGTAATAACCGCTCAAATTTTAGGGCTTTCTTGGAAGGACGGATTGCTATTTTCCTGTGGGTTTGGATGGTTTTCGTTGTCTGGAACTATGGTTGCTGGTCAGATAGGTGAAGTGTATGGTGCTACTATGTTACTGACCGATTTGTTCCGTGAGCTATTAAGTATTTTTGTTATATTTTTTATAGGACACAAGTATCCTGACTCTGCTATAGCTACAGCTGGCGGTACGGCAATGGACACAACACTACCAATCATTCGAAAGACCTGTGGATTTGAATATACCTTACAAGGTTTGTATATTGGCATTGCATTTACACTTATTACACCTTTTTTACTTACTGCAATACTTAGTTCTTACTAA
- a CDS encoding TPM domain-containing protein: MKSFIFRVLLTLTVLLGLNLEAQSQPVEKPNPALSVDNFQRLEIPKSTNYLVDYAQVVPQNQEDAINSDLKAFQDKTGSQIFILTVPSTGPEDIVEYGVRVFENWKAGRAEYDDGVLYLVAVNDRKHRLEIGKGLEGRIPDLVAIRILDDVVKPYFVKNDYAGGITAAVDSIKKLILQENLPQEQKTTSKPGTLKSFGLAVGAFIGGLVAGIFFHPIVGLIVAYAVAKGLGVFGLIIAIFIFLVCMKLRSFGRPVTEISRRGSRSRGWGGGGFGGGGGFGGGGGFGGGGGGISGGGGATSGW, from the coding sequence ATGAAGTCGTTTATATTTAGGGTTTTATTAACTTTAACTGTACTTTTAGGATTAAACCTAGAAGCTCAATCACAGCCTGTTGAAAAACCAAACCCTGCATTATCGGTTGATAATTTTCAAAGATTAGAAATTCCCAAATCTACAAATTATCTTGTTGACTATGCTCAAGTAGTTCCACAAAATCAAGAAGATGCTATTAATTCAGATTTAAAAGCATTCCAAGATAAAACTGGCTCACAGATTTTCATTCTAACAGTACCTTCTACAGGACCAGAAGATATCGTTGAATATGGTGTTAGAGTTTTTGAAAATTGGAAAGCTGGACGAGCTGAGTATGATGATGGTGTTTTATATCTAGTTGCAGTTAATGACCGCAAGCATCGACTAGAAATAGGAAAAGGTTTAGAGGGTCGTATTCCAGATTTAGTTGCTATCAGAATATTAGATGATGTGGTGAAACCCTATTTTGTTAAAAATGATTATGCAGGCGGTATTACAGCTGCCGTAGATTCTATTAAAAAACTAATCCTCCAGGAAAACTTGCCACAAGAGCAAAAAACCACTTCTAAGCCTGGTACTTTGAAATCGTTTGGATTAGCAGTTGGTGCATTTATTGGAGGTCTAGTTGCAGGCATATTTTTCCACCCAATTGTTGGTTTAATTGTTGCTTATGCTGTTGCAAAAGGATTGGGTGTTTTTGGTCTTATTATTGCTATATTTATATTTTTAGTATGTATGAAACTTAGATCGTTCGGACGCCCTGTAACAGAAATTTCTAGAAGAGGTTCGAGGTCTCGTGGTTGGGGCGGTGGTGGTTTCGGCGGAGGCGGCGGCTTCGGCGGAGGTGGTGGCTTCGGTGGCGGAGGCGGCGGCATAAGTGGTGGCGGAGGTGCGACAAGTGGCTGGTGA
- a CDS encoding peptide chain release factor 3 produces MSNISQEVSRRRTFAIISHPDAGKTTLTEKLLLFSGAIQIAGSVKARKASRHAASDWMEIEKQRGISVASSVMQMEYKGCVINLLDTPGHQDFSEDTYRVLTAVDAAIMVIDAANGIEPQTIRLLQVCRARNTPIITFINKLDREVKEPLDLLAEIESHLNMDAVPFSWPIGMGRHFAGVFDLQNNRMRVFKAGTERVDKSEETIEDLYNPVLKEKYGSYFEKALEEIELLKDASPAFDQKEFLAAKQTPVFFGSAVNNFGVQEVLDTLVKWAPKPGSREAIQRTVEPEEPKFTGVVFKVQANMDPAHRDRVAFVRVCSGRFERGMRLKNCRSNKEIRPNNVVSFLSQRRELLEEAYAGDVIGIPNHGILHLGDVLTEGENLQFTGLPFFAPELFQAVEVKDPLKSKQLRIGLTQLGEEGAIQVFRPEAGSLLLGAVGQLQFEVVLHRLKTEYGVDAQLMPSRYTMARWFSSDDEVAIQKFMRSNAQHIAYDVVGGPAFLFSSMAQLRVQEELHPAIKFHTMREQGANIYHKGN; encoded by the coding sequence ATGTCAAATATTTCTCAGGAAGTTTCACGTCGTAGAACTTTTGCTATCATTTCCCACCCAGATGCGGGTAAAACTACACTTACAGAAAAACTGTTGTTATTTTCGGGTGCTATTCAAATAGCTGGAAGCGTAAAAGCACGTAAAGCCAGTCGACACGCAGCATCTGATTGGATGGAGATTGAAAAGCAAAGGGGTATTTCGGTTGCATCTTCAGTTATGCAGATGGAATATAAAGGCTGTGTTATTAATCTACTAGACACTCCAGGACACCAAGATTTTTCTGAGGATACCTATAGAGTACTTACCGCTGTAGATGCCGCAATTATGGTTATTGATGCTGCTAATGGTATTGAACCTCAAACCATTAGATTGCTACAAGTTTGTAGAGCTAGAAATACACCCATAATTACATTTATAAATAAACTAGATAGAGAAGTTAAAGAACCTCTTGATTTGTTAGCAGAGATTGAATCACACCTGAATATGGATGCCGTTCCATTTTCATGGCCTATCGGTATGGGCAGGCACTTTGCAGGCGTGTTTGATTTGCAAAACAATCGCATGAGAGTTTTTAAAGCGGGTACTGAAAGAGTTGATAAATCCGAAGAGACAATCGAAGATTTATACAATCCTGTTTTAAAAGAAAAATACGGTAGTTACTTTGAAAAAGCACTAGAAGAAATTGAACTTTTAAAAGATGCTTCTCCAGCATTTGACCAAAAAGAATTTTTGGCTGCAAAACAAACACCTGTTTTCTTTGGTTCAGCGGTAAATAACTTTGGGGTGCAAGAAGTGTTAGACACACTAGTAAAATGGGCTCCGAAACCTGGTTCTAGGGAGGCCATTCAAAGAACAGTAGAGCCTGAAGAGCCAAAATTTACGGGGGTCGTTTTTAAAGTTCAAGCTAATATGGACCCAGCCCATCGAGACCGAGTAGCATTTGTACGTGTATGCTCAGGTAGATTTGAAAGAGGTATGCGTCTAAAAAATTGTCGATCTAATAAGGAAATAAGACCTAATAATGTTGTTTCTTTCCTTTCTCAGCGAAGGGAATTATTGGAGGAAGCCTATGCTGGAGATGTTATAGGGATTCCCAATCATGGAATTTTGCACTTGGGAGATGTTTTGACCGAAGGTGAAAATTTACAGTTTACGGGCTTACCTTTTTTTGCACCTGAACTATTTCAAGCAGTTGAAGTTAAAGATCCATTGAAATCGAAGCAATTAAGAATTGGGTTGACTCAATTAGGAGAAGAGGGTGCGATTCAAGTTTTCAGACCAGAAGCAGGATCTTTATTACTTGGTGCAGTAGGTCAATTACAATTTGAAGTCGTTTTACATAGGCTTAAAACTGAATATGGTGTAGATGCACAACTTATGCCCTCGAGGTATACAATGGCACGATGGTTTTCGTCAGACGACGAAGTAGCAATTCAGAAATTTATGCGATCAAATGCCCAACATATAGCTTATGATGTTGTTGGGGGACCTGCTTTCTTGTTTAGTTCAATGGCACAACTTCGTGTACAGGAAGAATTACATCCAGCCATAAAATTTCATACAATGAGAGAGCAAGGGGCAAATATTTACCATAAAGGAAATTAA
- a CDS encoding LemA family protein, with amino-acid sequence MSLFSRIYKYLAIVLLPLMLSGCGYNELVSLEEQVDKRLSDLNAQFERRLGLIDNLVQSNLLQTEETRKLYKDVADARASATKPNIILDKNLTQEQMDLIAQNQTSLGASISRLLVNIEKYPNINFDPAFKDLRTEIAGTENRIQVAKERYNEAVKIYNAKIRSFPTIIVAKIVGFKRKPYYNVPDAEQIKRPGRISDAVRDLRSSESNSTTPAPAQP; translated from the coding sequence ATGAGCCTATTTAGTAGGATTTATAAATATTTAGCAATTGTTTTATTGCCACTTATGCTTTCTGGATGTGGTTATAACGAACTTGTATCTTTAGAAGAGCAAGTAGATAAAAGGCTATCAGATCTTAATGCTCAATTTGAGCGTCGTTTAGGGTTGATCGATAATCTAGTTCAATCTAATTTACTTCAAACCGAAGAAACTAGAAAACTATACAAAGATGTTGCAGATGCTAGGGCTTCGGCTACTAAGCCTAATATTATTCTTGATAAAAATCTTACTCAAGAACAGATGGATTTAATCGCTCAAAATCAGACCTCGTTAGGTGCAAGTATTTCTAGATTATTAGTGAATATTGAAAAATATCCTAATATTAATTTTGATCCTGCATTTAAGGATTTAAGAACTGAGATTGCTGGCACCGAAAACAGAATCCAAGTTGCCAAAGAAAGATATAACGAAGCGGTTAAGATTTACAACGCTAAAATACGTAGCTTCCCGACTATTATCGTGGCTAAGATAGTAGGTTTTAAACGTAAACCATACTATAACGTACCAGATGCTGAGCAGATTAAACGACCAGGACGTATTAGTGACGCAGTTAGAGATTTAAGGTCTTCTGAATCAAATTCGACTACTCCAGCTCCAGCTCAACCATAA
- a CDS encoding GTPase/DUF3482 domain-containing protein, whose protein sequence is MNSNLKLAVVGHTNTGKTSLLRTLLEDKSFGEVEDSPGTTKALEAAVIPLDDCEITLIDTPGFEDSEGLRDYLEQLQSYEDSRLSNQELIKKFLKSPESTRRYAQEARVLHQLLDSTAGLYVIDIRDSVRSKHRDELHIMSMCGRPLIAILNFMHSEDNFKDEWNEALSDNNIHLSIEFDTVAPPIDGTEMLYKKLSIVLSSYDQPLKQLAERVVEQRTSRKKAALSLLAEALVDIASYKYPSKTDEESVRENWEIVQNNVRKREYKFNSDLLKHYRFTEEDYPNKHIPIEGERWGSDLFNPSTLKEISVHVGSGFAAGAMTGMALDVLTAGLSLGTAALFGGIIGSMAGGAAKLGNRLKAKYQGYQELSVDDNVVRLVAIRGLLLIAALDRRGHASTSPVSLPSEYKTLWTKGMPEELSDARGHPEWSSIGGRHKTSEAKREATKGLSKELQKIEIL, encoded by the coding sequence ATGAATTCAAATCTAAAACTTGCAGTTGTTGGGCATACAAATACTGGTAAAACTTCACTTCTACGTACGCTTTTGGAGGATAAGTCTTTTGGAGAAGTTGAAGACTCTCCAGGTACGACAAAAGCCCTTGAAGCTGCTGTTATACCACTTGATGATTGTGAAATTACCCTAATAGACACACCTGGATTTGAAGATTCTGAAGGGTTACGTGATTATCTAGAACAATTACAATCTTATGAGGATTCCAGATTATCAAATCAGGAGTTAATAAAAAAATTTCTTAAATCCCCTGAAAGCACCCGAAGATACGCACAGGAAGCTAGAGTATTACATCAACTATTAGATAGCACTGCAGGACTGTATGTTATTGATATTCGTGATTCAGTTCGTAGCAAGCACAGAGATGAATTACATATTATGAGCATGTGTGGGAGACCTCTTATTGCCATCCTAAATTTTATGCATAGCGAAGATAATTTTAAGGATGAATGGAACGAGGCATTATCAGATAACAATATACATTTAAGCATAGAGTTTGATACCGTAGCTCCGCCTATAGATGGAACAGAGATGCTTTACAAAAAGCTATCTATTGTTTTATCTAGTTATGATCAGCCTCTAAAACAGTTGGCTGAAAGGGTTGTTGAGCAAAGGACCAGCAGAAAAAAAGCGGCATTGTCCTTGCTAGCCGAAGCCCTTGTGGATATTGCATCATACAAATATCCTAGCAAAACTGACGAGGAAAGTGTGCGAGAAAACTGGGAAATTGTCCAAAACAATGTTCGGAAACGAGAATATAAATTTAACTCTGATTTGTTGAAGCATTATCGATTTACTGAAGAAGATTATCCTAATAAGCATATTCCAATAGAGGGTGAACGATGGGGTAGCGATTTATTTAATCCAAGTACACTAAAAGAGATATCTGTACATGTGGGATCTGGATTTGCTGCAGGTGCAATGACAGGAATGGCATTAGATGTGCTTACTGCTGGGTTATCGTTAGGTACTGCTGCTCTATTTGGTGGGATTATAGGTAGTATGGCTGGAGGTGCTGCTAAATTGGGCAACCGCCTAAAGGCAAAATATCAGGGATATCAGGAACTAAGCGTAGATGATAATGTAGTTAGGCTTGTGGCTATTCGTGGGCTATTGCTTATTGCGGCACTAGATAGGAGAGGGCACGCATCGACTAGTCCAGTATCATTGCCATCGGAGTATAAGACCTTATGGACCAAGGGGATGCCCGAAGAACTATCTGATGCACGTGGCCACCCAGAATGGTCATCAATTGGGGGTCGTCATAAAACATCAGAAGCCAAAAGAGAAGCAACAAAAGGTCTAAGCAAAGAGCTTCAAAAAATTGAAATTCTATAG
- a CDS encoding ABC transporter permease — MLEGYEGQILHGTISTIVLALSSLVVAFLLGMLTAVAKVFGNRFFKFIATLYTTLIRSVPDLVLMLLIFFGIQILLNSITDAIGVDQIDLNPFVTGVLTIGFVYGAFFGETFRGAFLAVPKGQYEASIAYGLSQHRTMWHIMFPQMMRYALPGVGNNWLIVLKATALVSILGLQDLVLVTQEAGRATQKMFLFIFVAGVIYLLLTTISNIFLYWLERRYSAGIKEVDI; from the coding sequence ATGTTAGAAGGTTACGAAGGGCAGATCCTTCACGGAACAATTTCCACTATTGTTTTGGCCCTATCGTCTTTGGTCGTTGCCTTTTTGTTAGGCATGCTCACAGCGGTTGCTAAAGTATTCGGAAATCGTTTTTTTAAATTTATCGCCACTCTTTACACGACTCTTATCCGTAGTGTTCCAGATTTGGTTTTAATGCTTTTGATATTTTTTGGTATTCAGATTTTATTAAATTCAATTACTGATGCTATTGGGGTAGACCAAATTGATCTTAATCCGTTTGTCACGGGTGTATTAACAATTGGGTTTGTGTACGGAGCGTTTTTTGGTGAAACTTTTCGTGGTGCATTCTTAGCTGTTCCAAAGGGTCAGTATGAAGCTTCTATAGCATATGGTCTTTCCCAGCACCGCACCATGTGGCATATTATGTTTCCTCAGATGATGAGGTATGCATTGCCAGGAGTGGGAAATAATTGGCTTATCGTACTTAAAGCTACTGCTTTGGTTTCAATTTTGGGTTTGCAGGATTTGGTTCTTGTTACTCAAGAAGCGGGTAGAGCCACTCAGAAGATGTTCCTATTTATATTTGTAGCTGGTGTTATTTATTTATTGCTTACTACTATTTCGAATATTTTCTTGTATTGGCTTGAGCGGAGGTATTCAGCTGGAATTAAAGAGGTGGATATCTAA